Genomic DNA from Leptospiraceae bacterium:
TCATCAACTCAATCACTTCAAAGAATTTCACTATTACTACTTTCATAATATTATTTACGATGCGGTATTTACAGATGCAAGTATGTCTAAGAAAATTTCTATTTCAAAACTCACAAAAAAATTTCGTCCCGATACAAAAGTGATTTATGTCGGTGATGCTTCCATGCATCCGTATGAGCTTTTTAATAAGACAGGGATGTATGATTATTACGGTTATGGATATTTAAAAAACACAAAGCAAGATGTAAAATTAAAAACAGGACTCCAAAGACTTCGTGATCTAACAGAATACTTTCAAGATTCAGTCTGGCTGAATCCCGACGATAGACGTTATTGGCATCACGAAACCATTGAGGCTATTTGGGATTTAGTGCCAATGTTTTTTTTGAGCATCGATGGATTACAACGAGCAGTGAAGAAATTACTCGGCAAATAACTAAAAATCATTGACTTGTCTTACTTGAAAAATACTCTCTAATGAAAATCAAATCTAGGAGTGTTTTTATGAAACAATTTTCCATTTTATTCTTACTCGTTAGCTTTCTACTTTCAACAGGTGTATGGAGTTTCTCAGATTCTCAAATTAAGGAATCCAATCTAAATACTGTAAAAAGAAAAAAAGAAAAAACCAGATAAAGCCTGCCCCAAAAAAGAAAAAGGAAGAAAAGGCTGAGGAAAAATCCGAAGAAGAGGATGATGAAACAACGAAAGGATTTGGCGGAAATAAATACAAGTTCGATAAGAATAAAGACGATAAAGGCAACAAATAGTGTCTATCAAAAAAATAAAAAGGTTTAATATGTTTTTCAAGTTCTCTATAAACGTTTTTTTTTCTAGTTTGAGAAAGGATAATCCTGTTAAACCTCTCACGGTTTACCAACTTATTTTCCTTTTTCTATTTACGCATAATTCCATTTTTCCGCAAAAGACAGTCACAGGGGATGAATCAAATCCGAACGGATTTAAGATTGAGCATTTTGCCATACTAGATGCATCCGAAGATCACTTTGATATGGCAATCTCTGGGAGAGATGAAGAAGAGCTTTGTCGTATTATTAAAGGCTTAGATAAACAAAATAGTTTTAAGATTAAAATCGGAGGAGTCAAAACAGAAATTTTTAAAGGAAGTCTGTACACTGGGGTAGAGTCAACCGTTCAGGGATTTTATTTTAATGCCTATGCCACTATACCACCTAACGCACAAACAAAGCTTGAATTGTTTCTTTATAAGAATGGTAAAGAAGAAAAACTAGATGAGGCTACTGTCATTATACCAGCTACATCAGGTCAAGACAAACAACCTAGCATTACGAAATTAAAACCAAGTGGAGGTGTTGTAGGTGATACGATTGTAATCGTAGGAAAAAACTTTGGAAGAGACATTGATAAAATTGACATATATTTACATGACCCATCTCTCGATGAAAAGAAAGCTTTTAATGTAACTAAAGCTGATTCCTCTGAATCCAAAGAGGTAAAACCATGTCTCGAAACTTATGTAGAAGATGTAAAAATGCCTTCCCAATACAATACGATGCTTACAAAACTCTCACCGGCGACTCTCTCCCAACCGGATGCTAAGACAGGCTTACAAGAATTATCCTTTAGCATTCCTGAAAACATGGATAAGTTTGCAAATGAGAATTTTATTCGAAGAAATTTAAAAATCCGAATCAATGTAAATGGACGTAATAGCCATTTCGCGACAATTACTTTGCTTCCAGAAAATTGGAATGTAAAAATCCTTCTGTTTACTCTTTTTACAACTCTTGCTACGCTTGGTTTAGTTTCCCTCATTCTAGGTAGATGGAATATAATTCCCAATATACTTTTAGATGTAGAGACTAACACTTATAGCCTCTCGCGCTTCCAAGCCTTTGCATGGACAATCGTTCTACTTGGAAGTTATTTTTATATTGCTATCTGTACTGGTTTAGTTTTGCGAGATGGAATTATTCCTGACTTCAATCCATCACTCATCGGGTTAATGAGTATTAGCTACACTGGTCTTATTTCCTCCCACTTTCTAGGAAAGAAAAATCCAAAGAATGAAATCACAGACCAACCTCCCGAACTAAGTAATTTATTTTCCTCCGGCGGTATAGTAGATATTTCAAGACTACAGCTTTTGTTTTTTACGCTCGTTGCCATCGCGGTTTACATCTATAATCTGGCAATTGACAATACGCTAAACGGGCTTCCTGATATTCCACCAACTCTTCACGGGCTACTCCTGACTAGCCAGGGAAGTTATATTGGGGGAAAACTTTTTGGTGATAAGATAGCGGTGAATCGAATTTTTCCTAACATATTTAGCCTAACTGATAAAGAAGTCGAATTTAACATGGTCGGCGGTGGATTCGTCGATGGAATCAAAGTCATGCTAGAAGGTTCTGACAAACCACCAGTGACCGCAATATTCTCAAGTCCATCTAGCATTAGCTGCAAGCTACACACAGACGAAATTCCAGGACTAAAAAATCTAATTCTCATTCCCCCTTCCGGCACTAGCATTACGCTAAAAAGAGTTCTCGAATTTACGCAAGACATTCCAATGAGTATCGAAGACTCGGATAAAAATGAAACGGATTCAAAACCAAAGAAAAAATCAAAAACGTAAGGAGTTTACATGAAAACGAAACTGATTATTTTACCATTGTGCATTTTTTTTCTAAATGCATCCCTATTTGCCTTTAACCGCATAGCAGAGGAAGAATCAATTCCAATGCAAAAAACGAAAGAGAATAAAAAGAAGTCAGAGGCAGATAATAAAGATGTTAAAGATACTGATTCTGACACAAACGATAAATCTTTAAAAGATAAAATCAAAGAAAAAATCAAAGAAAAAACAAAAAAAGATAAAAAGGAAGGGGGACGGTTTGGAGACAAAAGGTTTTAAATTTACGAAATACATCTATCTATATCTAGCCTGTGTCTTTCTACCAGCGATTGCATTTGCCCAAACCAAAACAGAAGTAAATGCAGTTAATTCTGAGTATTCCATTGAGTATATAGACTCTCTTGATTTATCTAAGGGCGACTATCGCATGGCTATTCGAGGGGATAATCCTGATAAGATGCTAGAAATTCTAAAAGGAAGAACTGATTCAGATTTTCATGTAGAAATTGCAGGAGTAAAAACGCAAATCTATCCAGGCTCTGTTTACCAAGAACGAAAAAATCTTGTCGAGTTTTACTTAAATGCTTACGACAAAATTCCCTCCGGGAAAGTGCAAGTAAAACTTTTCTTTAGTGAACCCTCTAAGAAAAATAGACTCTTAGATGAAACTCTTTTTCCAATGCCCGAAAATTTCGAGGAAGACAAACAGCCGTTAATCACTGGACTTTCTCCAATGGGGGGAGTTATCGGGGACACGATTACAATGTCTGGAAAAAATTTTGGTTCGAATGTAGATAAAATTGATATTTATTTTTATGATTTAGATGATAACACAATTGATATGGAATTGCCAGCCGATCTAGACGTTAGTGACTATCAACCAATCGAATACATGCAGATGAGAGCCAAGACTTCTCCATTTTATATTTCTACAACTCTCGATGGAGTGCAACATGTAAATTTTACTATTCCAACGACACCGTATTTAAAAGAACTTGCTGACAAAGCTTTTTTTCGTAAAAGTATTCGACTTAAAGTTTTCGTTGATGGCAGACCGAGTTCTTTTATGAAAGTGACGATCCTTCCTAAGAACTGGAATAAGAAAGTAATCGCACTGGCAATCGTAGTTACAGTTATAGGTCTTGCTTTTATTTCCCTTCTCATCGGCAAATGGAACTTTGTCCCTTATGTGCTGCTAGATAAAAATACAAATACTTATAGCCTCTCTCGTTTTCAAGCTTTCACGTGGACTGTAGTATTGACGGGAAGCTATTTTTATATTGCAATTGCGTTTGGAATTCTTTTACAAAATGGGAAAATTCCAGAGTTCAATCCATCTCTCGTCGGGTTAATGAGTATTAGCTATACGGGGTTCATAGCCTCTCATTTTTTAAATAAAAAAAATCCGAAGAATGCGATATCTGATACTCCGCCCGCACTCAGCGACTTATTCATGGAGAATGGGGTAATAGATATTACTCGCTTACAGCTTTTATTGTTCACAGTCGTTGCTGTAGTCGTGTATCTTTACAATCTTTATTTAAACAACACCCTCAATGGATTACCTGATATTCCGGCTACACTTCATGGACTTCTGGTATCTAGCCAAACTGGTTACATCGGTGGAAAGGTGTTCGGTGATAAGATAGCGGTTAATAGAATTCTTCCCCGAAAAATTTCCATTTCCGAGAAAGTAATTGATTTGCACTTGATTGGTGCTGGTTTCGTCGATGGAATGAAATTAATGATAGAAGGTTCCCATTCCGATCCAGTTCTCGTTCAGTATTCAAGCCCTTCCACTATCAGTTGCTCTGTTCCAATGGAACAAGAAATTGGCAATAAGAATCTTGTCATTATCCCTCCCTCTGGATCCACAATGGTTATACCAAATGCTATTGAAATTGTAGAAGGAACTGTAGCGGCTACAGAAGATTTGCCACCAGAGCCAGAAGTCGTAGCGAATGGCAATAAGAAAAAGAAAAATTAAATGAAATTTGTATTAGATTTACAGGAATAAGAATGAGTAAAAGCAACGAAGAATGGGGAAGTAGAATTGGAATTATTTTAGTAGTCGCCAGTGGAGCCATTGGGCTTGGGAATTTTTTACGATTTCCGGGACAGGCTGCCAAATTTGGCGGAGGAGCTTTCATGGTTCCTTATATCATAAGTTTTCTGATACTAGGAATTCCTGTTTGTCTTTCAGAATGGATCATGGGCAGGATGGGCGGCAAACACGGACATAGCGCTCCAAATATTTTCAAGAATTACATGAGCGGAATTCCTTTACAGGTTACTAGTGCTATTGCGCTCATCATTCCCATTATGATTTACACATATTATGTATTCATCGAAGCATGGTGTCTTGCGTATGCCGTTGATTTTATAACTGGCTCAATAAATCTTCATCCTCCTCACACACTTGCTTCTTCAAGTAGCGAGGCATTGATAGAGACTTCAAAAGAGCATTTTAATTCTCTGACCGGCACAAAGGCAAACGGAGCTTCTTTCGAAAGTAAGATAGTCTACTATGTATTAGCCTGTTATGCGATGAATTTCTTTTTGGTTTATAGGGGAATTGCAAAAGGATTAGAAGCATTTGCAAAAATGGCAGTTCCTATCTTATTAATTTCTGCATTCATTATTTTGGGAAAAGTTCTTTCGCTCGATAATATTTCTGTTGGACTTGGAAGAATGTGGAATCCTGATTGGTCAGCACTTTTGAAAGGTGAAGTATGGATAGCCGCAGCCGGACAAATTTTCTTTTCGCTTTCCGTTGGATTTGGAATTGTTCTTACACTTGCTAGCTATTTAAAAGATAAAGACGATGTGCAGTTATCGGGATTATCCGCAGCCTCTCTCAATGAATTTGTCGAAGTTGTCTTCGGTGGACTCATTACAATTCCTGTTGGATTTCTATTTTTAGGAGCTAGTGTAGTTTCCTTCGGAACATTCGGTATGGGTTTCGTTGCATTACCCGCAATTTTTTCTCAAATGCAAGGAGGGCAGTTCTTTGGTGCCATTTGGTTTTTCATTTTGTTCATCGCTGCTTTGACATCAAGCGTAACGATGGTGCAACCCGGAATTACATTTCTTGAAGAGGGATTTCACTTCAAAAGAAAAGAATCAATTCCTATCCTGTTTGCCTTTACCCTCTCGATTACTCTTTTAATTGTATACTTCAATAAAAATCTTGCAGCACTCGATCATACAGATTTTTGGATTGGAACTTTTTTAATTTATGTTCTAGCCACTATTCAAATTCTAATTTACGGATGGAAAATTGGAACCAAGGAAGCTAGACTAGAAGGGGCTAAGGGCGCGTTAATCCCTCTTCCTCCGGGATTTGACTTTATCATAAAATACATTACACCTGGTTTTTTGTTAATCATTTTCACAGCGTTTGTTTTAAGTGAAGATGGACTTATGAATTCATTTAACAAAATGAGTGAAAGCTATATGCTCACCAAAGTTTCCGCTACTCTAACAGCAGAAGATGCAATAAACCAAGCAAAAGTAGCGCGAGGTGTCTTCGTGGGGATAATCAGTATTTTTCTCTTCTTTGTTTTTTTGGTAAAATTAAGTCTTAAAAAAATAAGGAGATATAGTATGA
This window encodes:
- a CDS encoding sodium-dependent transporter; protein product: MSKSNEEWGSRIGIILVVASGAIGLGNFLRFPGQAAKFGGGAFMVPYIISFLILGIPVCLSEWIMGRMGGKHGHSAPNIFKNYMSGIPLQVTSAIALIIPIMIYTYYVFIEAWCLAYAVDFITGSINLHPPHTLASSSSEALIETSKEHFNSLTGTKANGASFESKIVYYVLACYAMNFFLVYRGIAKGLEAFAKMAVPILLISAFIILGKVLSLDNISVGLGRMWNPDWSALLKGEVWIAAAGQIFFSLSVGFGIVLTLASYLKDKDDVQLSGLSAASLNEFVEVVFGGLITIPVGFLFLGASVVSFGTFGMGFVALPAIFSQMQGGQFFGAIWFFILFIAALTSSVTMVQPGITFLEEGFHFKRKESIPILFAFTLSITLLIVYFNKNLAALDHTDFWIGTFLIYVLATIQILIYGWKIGTKEARLEGAKGALIPLPPGFDFIIKYITPGFLLIIFTAFVLSEDGLMNSFNKMSESYMLTKVSATLTAEDAINQAKVARGVFVGIISIFLFFVFLVKLSLKKIRRYSMNSEGMLIMIISISLVTGLAAFCVLKIMQGHGK
- a CDS encoding IPT/TIG domain-containing protein, with translation METKGFKFTKYIYLYLACVFLPAIAFAQTKTEVNAVNSEYSIEYIDSLDLSKGDYRMAIRGDNPDKMLEILKGRTDSDFHVEIAGVKTQIYPGSVYQERKNLVEFYLNAYDKIPSGKVQVKLFFSEPSKKNRLLDETLFPMPENFEEDKQPLITGLSPMGGVIGDTITMSGKNFGSNVDKIDIYFYDLDDNTIDMELPADLDVSDYQPIEYMQMRAKTSPFYISTTLDGVQHVNFTIPTTPYLKELADKAFFRKSIRLKVFVDGRPSSFMKVTILPKNWNKKVIALAIVVTVIGLAFISLLIGKWNFVPYVLLDKNTNTYSLSRFQAFTWTVVLTGSYFYIAIAFGILLQNGKIPEFNPSLVGLMSISYTGFIASHFLNKKNPKNAISDTPPALSDLFMENGVIDITRLQLLLFTVVAVVVYLYNLYLNNTLNGLPDIPATLHGLLVSSQTGYIGGKVFGDKIAVNRILPRKISISEKVIDLHLIGAGFVDGMKLMIEGSHSDPVLVQYSSPSTISCSVPMEQEIGNKNLVIIPPSGSTMVIPNAIEIVEGTVAATEDLPPEPEVVANGNKKKKN